A stretch of DNA from Calditrichota bacterium:
GGTCTGCGGTTCGCTGCAGAATGTGGCCGTGGCGTCCACCGTGTTGGCGACAGTAGTAGGCCGTCCCGTCTTCGTCGAAGAAGAGCGAAGGATCAATACCCTCCTGGTCAAGCCACACTGGGTCCGACCAGGGTCCGGCCGGGTCCTTGGCCGTCACGTAGAAGTTGCCTCCGCAGTCTACGCAGGTGGTTACCACGTAGAAGAGCCCCTCGTGGTACCGGATGGTGGGAGCATAGATCCCACCTGAGGCTCTCACTCCGTCGAGATTGAGCTGGCTCTTCCTGGTGAGGACGTATCCAATGAGGCGCCAGTGCACCAGGTCCTTGCTGTGATGCACCGGTATGCCGGGGAAATACTCGAACGAGCTGTGTACCAGGTAATAGTCGTCTCCCACACGACAAACGCTGGGATCGGGATGAAACCCGGGCAGGATGGGATTGCGGGCAGTACGCGCAAACTGCTCGCCACAGGAGAATGATAGAGCCAACAGACAACAGCAGGTGAGGCGAGTGGAGATTCCCGTAAGCCGCTCCATGTCATACCCTCTCAGAGCTGGCGCCCCAGAAAACAGGTGAGCGCCGGCGACTTGTGCCATTCGCTGGGCGAGCCCTGGGCTGAAGACTGCTGTTCCCCGTTGAGACCAGAACGCCACATGCCCCTGCAAGCAGACAGGTTACGCAAGACAGGCCGGAGACCGATCCCTCGCCGCTCTCGGTTGTTGCATGAGACCAGGGAGGAAGTGGTCATGCACGGATACCCGTTGCCGCTTCACCCCCCTCAAGGCTTCCTGCTGGCTCGGCTTCTCCAGTAAAGGCTGTGTTTCAAACAAGAAGGAAGGACTCTGCCCGACCTCTGCCCGTGACTACTGGCTACGCACGAAGCGGCTTTGTGGATTCCCTGACGATGAAATCCGTTTCGAGCACCACTCTCTCGGGTGGCAATGCCGTTGGCGACTCGATGTTGCGTATGAGGATCTCAGCCGCCTTTCTCCCTATCTCGTACTGCGGTGCCCTGATCGTGGTCAGCGGGACCGGGTAGAGGCTGGCGTAGTAGATGTCATCGTTGCCGACGATTGAGATGTCATCTGGCACACGGATATTCAGTTCGCGCAGGGCGGTCATCACCGCGAGTGCCTGCTGGTCGTTAAAACAGACTATAGCTGTGGGATACTCGTGGGGTTGCCGACTCTTGAAATAGCGGAGGGTGTTGCCGTAACTCTCCTCGTGTCGTGACCCGATGGAAACGACCATGTCTTCACGAAAAACCAACGGGCTCTCGCTGAACGCTTGGCGGAAGCCGTCAATCCGCTCGTGCGTATGAGACGACTGCGGGGGTCCGGCAAAGTGGACGATCTTCGTGTGGCCGATCTCGATCAGGTACTTCACGGCTTTCTTGATGGCCTTGATATTGTCAATGGCCACCACGTTCGCCTGAATGCCCTTAACGTCCTCCAGAAGCACGAAGGGGTAATTGAGCATTTTCAACTTGAACAGGTGCTCAATTTCTGCAGTCCCTTCGACCAAGGGCGCAATGATCGCCCCCTTGATGTCCTTTGCAGAAAAGAGGTGCGTGTACTTCTTCTCGCATTCGTGGTCGTTCTCCGAGCTGGTGACCACCACAGAGTATCCCCTGCGGTTTGCGTACTCCCTGGCGCCCAAGGCTATGGTGGTGTAGAAGGGATAGCTCAAGTCCTTAATGATGATGCCAATGCTCTTGTCCAGTTCACCGTTCTTCAGGTTCCTAGCCACACCGCGGGGGCGGAAGTTCAGCTCCTTCATCACCTTGAGGACGTGCTCCCTGGTCTCCGCGCGAACAGTATTCCTGCCATTGATGACCGCAGAGACGGTTCCCTTCGACACTCCCGCCCGCTTGGCAACGTCCTCAATTGTCACTCTTTCCATTCAGGTCTCCCTAAGCGACTTGTTGAAACGTTCCAAAGTTTCGAACAAATATAGCTCTTTCCAAAACAAAAATCAACAGGAATGTGGCCGACGGGGCGCGATGCACTAGGCATTCTGGACAGCGACCGCCCCGCACCCATTGGCCCCTGAACTTGGGGACGATAAGTGCGTCTCCCCCCGGTGAAAAAGTCCTTGGGCAAGCCATTTTCTGCTTGACTTTTTCTGGCCCGTTCACTACCTTTGAACCGATTCAAGTAGTGCTGAACTCATCGCAGGACCGAATAGGAGGCTGTCCTCATGGCCCAGAAGGAGAGATTCCTGCGCACGAGCTTGCTCTTTCTTTCCCTCCTGGCCTGCAGTTGCCGCTCTCTGGGCACTACGGCACGCGAGGAAACCGGCGCATTTGCGCGTTCAGGCGCCTACTTTTCCGGTTCGTATCCCAACCTTTTTGCGACCCTCCTGGGCAAGAGCGCAGAAGAAATCGAGGCCAAAATAGCTGCAGCCTTTCAACAACTTTTCTACGGTCGCGACGAGAGCGAACGCATCTATTACCCCGTAGAGCCGGACATGGCCTACATTGTGGACGTCTTGCACCAGGACGTACGCACCGAAGGCATGTCCTATGGCATGATGATCAGTGTCCAGCTGGACAAGAAGGAGGAATTCGACCGCCTGTGGAAGTGGGCCAAGACCTACATGCAGCACAAGCGGGGTCCGCGACGCGGCTATTTCGCATGGCACTGTCGTACCACTGGCGCGGTGATCGATTCCAATGCTGCCTCCGACGGCGAGGAATGGTTCGTGATGGCCCTCTTTTTTGCCGCTGCCCGTTG
This window harbors:
- a CDS encoding family 43 glycosylhydrolase; its protein translation is MERLTGISTRLTCCCLLALSFSCGEQFARTARNPILPGFHPDPSVCRVGDDYYLVHSSFEYFPGIPVHHSKDLVHWRLIGYVLTRKSQLNLDGVRASGGIYAPTIRYHEGLFYVVTTCVDCGGNFYVTAKDPAGPWSDPVWLDQEGIDPSLFFDEDGTAYYCRQHGGRHGHILQRTAD
- a CDS encoding LacI family DNA-binding transcriptional regulator, which gives rise to MERVTIEDVAKRAGVSKGTVSAVINGRNTVRAETREHVLKVMKELNFRPRGVARNLKNGELDKSIGIIIKDLSYPFYTTIALGAREYANRRGYSVVVTSSENDHECEKKYTHLFSAKDIKGAIIAPLVEGTAEIEHLFKLKMLNYPFVLLEDVKGIQANVVAIDNIKAIKKAVKYLIEIGHTKIVHFAGPPQSSHTHERIDGFRQAFSESPLVFREDMVVSIGSRHEESYGNTLRYFKSRQPHEYPTAIVCFNDQQALAVMTALRELNIRVPDDISIVGNDDIYYASLYPVPLTTIRAPQYEIGRKAAEILIRNIESPTALPPERVVLETDFIVRESTKPLRA
- a CDS encoding glycoside hydrolase, encoding MAQKERFLRTSLLFLSLLACSCRSLGTTAREETGAFARSGAYFSGSYPNLFATLLGKSAEEIEAKIAAAFQQLFYGRDESERIYYPVEPDMAYIVDVLHQDVRTEGMSYGMMISVQLDKKEEFDRLWKWAKTYMQHKRGPRRGYFAWHCRTTGAVIDSNAASDGEEWFVMALFFAAARWGNGEGIYHYEAEAQAILEAMLSKADSSDRDDVVTNMFNRRHKQVVFVPVGNADDFTDPSYHVPHFYELWVRWARRENDFWCEVAETSRQFLKRAAHPKTGLFPDYALFDGSPHDPPWGGGHRDFRYDAWRVGMNIAMDYVWFLKDDWAVTQSNRLLNFFFAEGIGTYGDLFTLDG